The sequence CGATAAGGTCACGTTCGCCGCCGAGCTGTGAGTTTCCGAAAACGTCAAGAGTAACTGCTCCGCCTGTTTTTTCAGATAATAACTCGCTTAATTTAACCAAACCTAAATTATAAGGATGCGCATCAGGTGTTGTTGTACCTGAAATCATTGCATATTCGCCTTCTGCAGCCGCACCGGCGTCAGCGCCTTCAGTGCTTTCTGTGCCTTCGGTTGCTTCTGTACCCTCGGCAGGCGTTTCGGCAGGTTTATCACCGCCACAGCCTGAAAGTACAGCCGCACACATAATTGCAGCTAATGCTGTTGATAAAACTCTCTTTTTCATAAATAATCCTCCTTGTTTGCATGTGGTAAATTCTCTTATGTACCACTAATAGGTTGTAAAATTACTGTTAAAAAACTGTAATAAGCTTTTAACATTAACGCTTTGATAATGTAACACAACTTTAGGCAAGGTGTCAAGTATTACGGATATGTTTTAAATAATACTTTTTTTTGCTGTTTAATAGTTATAAGTAATAAAAAATATTGAAGTTTTATATAAAAAATATAGTTTATTACTAAAATTGGGAATTATGTTTGTCAATACGAACATTTTTTTTGTATTATTTAACAATTTTTTAACAAGAAAATTAATACATAAAACATATTTTGAATTTCATTAAAACGCATCAAAACTATAAGGTTTGTTAAGCGCAGGTAAATTATTTGAGAAGGAATAGCAGAATAAGCGTCAGCGATATTTAATTATATTTAATTAAGTAAGAAATGTATAGTTTGAAATTTAAATTTAAAAATATAAAACCGTTAATGCGTTTGACAGGCATTATTAGTTTAAGCAAACTAACGCTGTTTCAAACAACAGCACAGTGCCGCATGAAGTTGTATTAATGGATTGTCTTAAACAAAATTTTAAAAATAAAAAAAAGAACGCTAAGGGTGGACGTTCTTTTTTCGAGGAGTGGATTTTTATGGTTGAGAGTTTTAGCAATTAAAAATCCATTCATGCTGTTTGTTTATGCGAAAAGGAATAAGGGAGTTGCCTTTTCTTAAACAAGATTAATACTAATCCTTATAACAGCATAATTAATTTAGCATGTAAAAGTGAATATGTCAATATCGTCAAAAGTTTTGGTCAGGCCGTCAAAAATATATAGTTTGCATAAAATTAATTATATATTTTCTGAAATATTATTAAAAAAATATAAATTATTTTTTATTATTTTACAAATATTTGAATTAAGATATAATAAAATATCAGATTTAGATTTATTTTGAGGTCAAGATTTGTTAATTTTAAAACATATACTATTAAATTATTTGATATGTCCGAAACATAAAGTAAGATGGGAATTCAAATAAATGTACTGTGAAAAGGAGATAAAAATAATGTGAATGAAACAGTTATTTCAAAAGAACAATACAATAAAAGGGAGTACGAAAGTTTTATATACGCCATATCGGGTATAAGGCGGTCGGAAATTATTTTATCTGTTAAAGAAAGTATGGAGGATTAAACTGGAGCTCTTAAATAAGAAATAAAAACGGACGGTATTAAAGCATCTCAAAGCAAATTAGAAAGAATTATACAAATAGAAGCCAAAACTACGCATCTGGCAGATAGAGCAGGGGATAAGATGGCTGAAGCAACCGGTTTTTTAGAAGAAAATATTAGCTTGGTTATTGATGATGAAAATATAATAAACGAAAAAAATACAGGACTGGAAAACTATCAAGGTATGGAAAATAATAATATAAGAAAAGAATAAGACAAATACTCCATAAACAAAGTATTTTATTACGTTTTAAAATATTTTTAAATCGTTTTTGATTTAAGGATTTAAATGTATGTATTTATTTGCAGCGGCTCTGTTATTAGTCTGGTAATTATAATGTTATTTTATTTAAAAAACGGAAACCGGTTCTGAGTAAATGTAAATTTACAGAAACCGGTTTTTTATTTTTATTTATTTTGTATTTCCTTTAAGAACGACGTGCCTTCAAAATCTGCACCAAGGTTTAAATAATCGCTTATTGTTTTTCCGAGATCTGAAAAAGTTTTTCTAATACCAAGATTTATGCCGGGCATTATATTCTTTCCGCACGCCAATATTGGCACATATTCCCTGGAATGGTCTGTGCTCGGCGTTGTAGGATCGCATCCATGGTCGGCTGTAATAAAAAGTATATCGCCGTCTTTTAAGTACGATTCTATTTCAGGAAGACGCTTGTCAAATTCTTCAAGAGCCGCGGCATAACCTTTAACGTCGTTTCGATGACCATACACCATGTCGTAGTCTACAAGGTTTGTAAACAATATGCCTTCAAAATCCTGTTGAAGGTATTCAATGGTTGCGTCAATGCCTTCGCTGTTGTTTGTCGTGTGGTTTGATTTTGTTATGCCCTGATTTTCAAAAATATCTTCTATTTTTCCGACTGCGGCAACCGTCATTCCTTTTTCTTTTGCGTAGTCAAGTATTGTTTTTGACGTTGGCGGAAGTGAAAAGTCCTTGCGGTTTTTTGTCCTTGTGTAATTTCCGTCGGAGCCTGTAAACGGGCGGGCTATAACGCGGGCGACGCCGTATTTGCCTGTGAGTATTTTCCGTGCTTTTTTGCATATATCATATAATTTTTCTACAGGTATTATATCCTCGTGCGCTGCAATTTGAAATACGCTGTCAGCTGATGTGTAAACAATGGGGCTTCCGTTTTTAACATGTTCATCGCCCAAAAGTTTTATTATTTCAGTGCCGGACATCGCAAAATTTCCGAGAAAGCTTAATCCTGTTTCAGCTTCAAGACTGTCGATTACTTCTGCCGGAAAACCTGTTTCGGTAAACGTCGGAAAAGGCTCTTTTGTTATGATTCCGGCTATTTCCCAGTGTCCTGTAGTTGTGTCTTTTCCTATTGAAGCCTCCGCCATTTTTCCATAGCATCCCTTAGGCTTTTGAACTTTTCCGAGAAGTTCTATATCCTCGCCGTCTATATTCCCCAATCCGAGGGCGCAAAGGTTTTGGAGATTAAGCGAAGGTACGGATTTTTTTATATTAACCAAAGTATTGCTGCCTTCGTCGCCGAACTTATATGCATCCGGAAGTTCGCCTATGCCTACGCTGTCTAATACAATTATTACTGCTCTTTTCATTTTGATATCCCCTTTCATCTTATTATATCAAGTATCAATTTTGGCGTTTCGGGTTTTTCATCGGAAATTTTGAGCGCTTCTGCAACTGTATTTGAAGCTGAACGGCACCTCGCTTCATCGGAGGAATAAACGGTTGCCAAAATGTCGCCTTTATTAACTTTATCGCCTATACGCACATTTAATATAATACCTGCACAGTAATCAATACTGTCTGTTTTTTTAGCGCGTCCCGCGCCTGTTTCGACGCTTGCGCGTCCTATCTGAGCTGTATCCATGCCGCTTATAAATCCTGAGTAAGCCGATTTGACTTCATACGAATACGGACATGTGCCGAATATATTATAGTTTTCTGTTATATCGGCGTTTCCTCCCTGCTGTGAAACTAATTCTTTAAATTTTAAAAGCCCTTTATTATTTGATATATTTTCCAACAGCATTTGCCTTGCCGTTTCTTCATTGTCAGCTTTTTGAGCGTTTATAAGCATATATGCCCCGAGGGTGAGGACGACTTCAAGGAGATCCCCTTTAACATTGCCTTTAAGCGTTTCTATTGCTTCGATTACCTCAAGGCTGTTTCCTATGTTTTGACCTAGAGGCTGTTCCATACTGCTTATGACGGCCGTAACTTTTTTGCCGACGGATTTTCCGATTTCCGCCATTTGAACGGCAAGCTCCCGTGCAGATTTATAATCCTTCATAAATGCGCCGTTTCCACATTTGACGTCCAGAACTACGGCGTCGGCTCCGGCAGCGATTTTTTTGCTCATGATACTGCTTACTATCAGCGGAAGGCTGTCAACGGTTCCGGTTACATCGCGCAAAGAATAAAGTTTTTTATCTGCAGGGGTGAGGTTTTCGCTTTGCCCCATTATTACTATACCGCTTTTGTTTGCGAACCTTATGGCGTCGTTTTTAGAAATGTTTACGTTAAAGCCCGGTATTGATTCAAGCTTGTCTATAGTTCCGCCTGAAAATCCAAGGCCTCGGCCGCTCATTTTAATAACGGGAGCTCCGAGAGAAGCAACAAGAGGAGCAAGTATAAGCGTTGTTGTGTCCGCAACGCCGCCGGTTGAATGTTTATCGACTTTGACGCCTTTAACTGCGCTCAGATCATATATTTCTCCGGAATTTGTCATGCTGTTTGTTAGGTTTCTGGTTTCTTCGGTATTAAGGCCGTTTATAAATATAGCCATAAGCATTGAGGAGGTTTGATAATCGGCAATACTTCCGTTCGTTACTCCTTTTATAAAGAAATCAATTTCTTCTTTGCTTAAAGTTTTACCGTCGCGTTTTTTTATGATTATATCAATTATATTCACTTAAAAACCTCCTTTTTATAATTTAAATTAACGCATGCCATTATATACTGAATATAACTATAGTATACATTTATTTCGGGATTTTGAAAACAATATTATTTGCTTGAGAACGTGGTATATTTATGTTAAAATTAAAAATTAAGCAGTGATGACGAAGGAGGAAAATAAATGTCTTTATCCAGACAGGAGAAAATAAGGAATTTTTGTATTGTTGCCCACATAGACCACGGTAAAAGTACATTGGCGGACAGGCTTATACAGAAAACCGGCCTGCTTACGGAACGTGAAATGCAGGAACAGGTTTTAGATAATATGGAACTTGAAAGAGAAAGAGGCATAACTATAAAAGCGCAGGCTGTACGCCTCGTTTATAAGGCAAACGACGGTGAAGAATATGTTTTTAACCTTATAGATACGCCGGGACATGTTGATTTTAATTATGAAGTTTCAAGAAGCCTTGCAGCTTGTGAAGGGGCAATACTTGTAGTAGACGCCGCACAGGGAATAGAGGCGCAGACGCTTGCAAACGTATACTTGGCAATAGATAATAACCTTGAGATACTTCCCGTAATAAATAAAATAGATCTGCCGAGCGCCAACCCGGAAATGGTTATACATGAGATAGAAGACATTATAGGCATACCGGCGGAAACAGCGCCGCTTATTTCGGCAAAAAACGGCGTAAATATAGATGAAGTCTTAGAAAGAGTTGTTTCCGATATCCCGGCTCCGAATGGAGATGAAAGTTTGCCGCTTAAAGCCTTGATTTTTGATTCGGTATATGATTCCTATAAGGGAGTTATAGTAATAATGAGGGTTGTAAATGGAAGCATAAAAAAAGGCACAAAAGTTCGTATGATTGCTACGCAGAAAGAATTTGAAGTTGTCGAAGTCGGCTTTTTCGGACCGGGGAGATTTGTCCCTTGCGATGAACTGAAAGCCGGAGACGTTGGATATATGACGGCAAGCATAAAAAATGTAGCCGACACAAGGGTTGGCGATACGATTACCGATGCTTTAAATCCTACGGAAGAGCCGTTCCCGGGGTATAAGAAGGTTAACCCAATGGTATACTGTGGGGTTTTCCCGGCCGATGGGGCAAAGTATCCCGATTTAAGGGACGCCCTTGATAAACTACAGCTTAACGACGCTTCGCTTTTTTTTGAACCGGAAACTTCTGTTGCGCTAGGATTCGGATTTAGATGCGGATTTTTGGGGCTTTTGCATTTGGAGATTATACAGGAAAGGCTTGAGCGTGAGTTTAATCTTGATTTGGTGACTACTGCTCCAAGCGTTATATATAAGGTTTATTTAACTGACGGAACGGACTTTGAAATCAGTAATCCGAGCAATATGCCTGACCCGGCAAGAATACTTAAAATGGAGGAACCTATTGTAAAAGCAGAAATTATACTTCCTAAGGATTATATAGGGCCTATTATGGAACTTTGCCAGCAAAGAAGAGGGGAGTATATAAGTATGGAATATCTTGACGATACGAGGGCTATGCTTGTATACCATTTGCCGCTTAATGAAATTATTTATGACTTTTTTGATGTGCTTAAAAGCAGAAGCCGCGGATATGCGTCTTTTGACTATGATCTCATCGGATATAAGGAAAGCGAACTTGTTAAGCTAGATATACTTGTAAACAGGGAAGTTGTTGATGCCCTTTCATTTATTGTTCATAAGGAATCGGCTGTTGAACGAGGACGTAAAATTTGCGAAAAACTTAAAAAGGAAATACCAAGGCATTTATTTGAAATACCTATACAAGCCGCAATCGGCAGCAAAATTGTTGCCAGAACTACTGTAAGCGCAATGAGGAAAGATGTGCTTGCAAAATGTTACGGCGGAGATATAAGCAGGAAACGAAAACTCCTTGAAAAACAGAAGGAAGGAAAGAAACGCATGAGGCAGATAGGCAGCGTTGAAGTTCCGCAGGCAGCTTTTATGTCGGTGCTTAAGCTGGAGGAGGAATAACAAAGTCTGAGCTTTTTGACAGTAAAAAACAAATAAATATGTCAATACAAAAAAGAACGATATCATGAAAATGATGTCGTTTTTTTATATGTAGTTAATAGTCCTTTTTAGAAAGAAATAATGAACCTACACATTTATATTTTTTTGTTGTAAATATGAAAAAGCAGATATTAAATAGGAACATAGGCAGGGGGCAAACTATACGTCGGGGAACTGTTAGGCCACAATATTTATGCTTGTCGAAACTTTATTAAAGTTGGAGGATGAATAAA is a genomic window of Anaerotignum faecicola containing:
- a CDS encoding phosphopentomutase produces the protein MKRAVIIVLDSVGIGELPDAYKFGDEGSNTLVNIKKSVPSLNLQNLCALGLGNIDGEDIELLGKVQKPKGCYGKMAEASIGKDTTTGHWEIAGIITKEPFPTFTETGFPAEVIDSLEAETGLSFLGNFAMSGTEIIKLLGDEHVKNGSPIVYTSADSVFQIAAHEDIIPVEKLYDICKKARKILTGKYGVARVIARPFTGSDGNYTRTKNRKDFSLPPTSKTILDYAKEKGMTVAAVGKIEDIFENQGITKSNHTTNNSEGIDATIEYLQQDFEGILFTNLVDYDMVYGHRNDVKGYAAALEEFDKRLPEIESYLKDGDILFITADHGCDPTTPSTDHSREYVPILACGKNIMPGINLGIRKTFSDLGKTISDYLNLGADFEGTSFLKEIQNK
- a CDS encoding thymidine phosphorylase, translated to MNIIDIIIKKRDGKTLSKEEIDFFIKGVTNGSIADYQTSSMLMAIFINGLNTEETRNLTNSMTNSGEIYDLSAVKGVKVDKHSTGGVADTTTLILAPLVASLGAPVIKMSGRGLGFSGGTIDKLESIPGFNVNISKNDAIRFANKSGIVIMGQSENLTPADKKLYSLRDVTGTVDSLPLIVSSIMSKKIAAGADAVVLDVKCGNGAFMKDYKSARELAVQMAEIGKSVGKKVTAVISSMEQPLGQNIGNSLEVIEAIETLKGNVKGDLLEVVLTLGAYMLINAQKADNEETARQMLLENISNNKGLLKFKELVSQQGGNADITENYNIFGTCPYSYEVKSAYSGFISGMDTAQIGRASVETGAGRAKKTDSIDYCAGIILNVRIGDKVNKGDILATVYSSDEARCRSASNTVAEALKISDEKPETPKLILDIIR
- the lepA gene encoding translation elongation factor 4, with product MSLSRQEKIRNFCIVAHIDHGKSTLADRLIQKTGLLTEREMQEQVLDNMELERERGITIKAQAVRLVYKANDGEEYVFNLIDTPGHVDFNYEVSRSLAACEGAILVVDAAQGIEAQTLANVYLAIDNNLEILPVINKIDLPSANPEMVIHEIEDIIGIPAETAPLISAKNGVNIDEVLERVVSDIPAPNGDESLPLKALIFDSVYDSYKGVIVIMRVVNGSIKKGTKVRMIATQKEFEVVEVGFFGPGRFVPCDELKAGDVGYMTASIKNVADTRVGDTITDALNPTEEPFPGYKKVNPMVYCGVFPADGAKYPDLRDALDKLQLNDASLFFEPETSVALGFGFRCGFLGLLHLEIIQERLEREFNLDLVTTAPSVIYKVYLTDGTDFEISNPSNMPDPARILKMEEPIVKAEIILPKDYIGPIMELCQQRRGEYISMEYLDDTRAMLVYHLPLNEIIYDFFDVLKSRSRGYASFDYDLIGYKESELVKLDILVNREVVDALSFIVHKESAVERGRKICEKLKKEIPRHLFEIPIQAAIGSKIVARTTVSAMRKDVLAKCYGGDISRKRKLLEKQKEGKKRMRQIGSVEVPQAAFMSVLKLEEE